In Suncus etruscus isolate mSunEtr1 chromosome 2, mSunEtr1.pri.cur, whole genome shotgun sequence, the genomic stretch GAATATGTATTTCAAATGAGTAGTCTTTCAGTCCATGTATCTTCTTGTAGAGAATATTAGGGAAAGTGTCTTTTAATTGTCTGGGGACTGTCTCCTTCTGACATAGTGGGAAAGTAGGGAGCAAAGAAAAGGTCCATAATGAAAGAGTTGATGTGAGATCAATTTACTCTTTCCCTCAGACCTTATTTTTACCCTCTTAGGGTAAAATTCTAGTTGCAATTCCATAAATGTATTCTCAGATAATATATCTGACTTTAAAGTCAAAAGATTCTTAAATATAGCACATTTTCTGCTTCTTTAAGATTATTCTGAGATTTGTCTTTCAACCAGTGAATATTTTCATACAGCTCTTGCAAAAAGCTTCAAAAGACACATGTGTGTTTAAGAGCGAACAAGTTCTAGAGCAGCTAaggtgaatttatttttatagaatgtgAACTGTCTgcagagaaaaattagaaaaattgtaTCTCTCACTCTCTGTTGCTCATGTCTAATATCTGAATGACTTTTTGTAATGTTGAtatgataatctttttttttttgtttgtttttgtttttttgagccacacctggcggtgctcagggattactcctggctgtctgctcagaaaaagctcctggcaggcacgggggatcatatgggacaccgggattcgaagcaaccacctatggtcctggatcagctccttgcaaggcaaacgccgctgtgctatctctctgggccctgatatGATAATCTTGGTTCACAGTGAATGGGGAGAGTGTTTTTCTATCCAGTATGTATTGTCCAATAGGGAAATGATGAacaggtttgttttttattttggaaatgacAAATTTTCCCCgttggaaaatataaaacaagttaaaaattaattaaaacaaaacaggagATATACTTATAAGCAGAAGAAAGTTCCAGCAAGAAAGTCAAATTCCACAGGGTGCCTGTCCACACTTTAAATTTCTCTATctaaggataatcagagactacgtAGTCCTCCTTATTTTGCAACTGAGGGATTTTAGGCTTAGCACTTTAATTTGTGAGAGATCAGGAGAGTTTCCATGAGAGCAAGACCAAGTTTTAACGTGAAATAAATACCATACATTCTTATCATACAAGGAGCTTTGGAGTTTCCCTTTGTCCTTGgttccctccctttctttgtaGAACACAAGATTCTTACCTCTTCCtacttcatttaaaaatcttGGAACTATCATCAAAGCTTGTATGTCAGCAGAGTATTTATGTTGCGCTTCTGCTCTAAAACTCCATACTGCTCAGAAACCTCCCCTCAAAACTGCAATGCAACTCTTGTTTAGGATTGCTAAGGCAGTGTCCAAAAGTATCTGACAGTGACACATTTGCAAAGAAAGAAACCTCACCATGGTGGAGAAGGAGCTgcaattaagaggaaaatttgaaGACATACAAAGTAATCCTGTGGAACAGAGGGCTGTGAATCCAAATCCACAATCCTGTCCTTTCAGCCTGCAACTGGGTGATAAGAAACTAGCTCAGAACCTGGTCAAATTCCACACAGACACCATCTTCAAGACCTCACTCAACCTAGGTGAGAGCAATGCTGGTGAATGCTATTTTAGTTCCTGATTACCATAGCAACAGACTCTAAGGGCAATTTTCTGAGGAGAAATCAAGCTACCCCTAATAAATACCTGATGTAGCTAGGGACTGAGACAATTAGCAAGGCTTCTTGGTAACAAGAAGCACACCTGGCCATGCCAGCCTCAGTCTGAGTGCCAGCAAGTAACCTTACTGACAGAAATTTCACTGAACACCTCCCACAGAATAGGGTCTTTAAGGGAAGCCCACTGCCTACGTATCTGCTGCCCTTTGCTAGTCTATGGCCAAGCCAGCCAATTTCTATACTCTTTCTATACCCTAGCAGTGTGGGCCATGTTACCATCTAGGACAGAGGCTGCAATTTTCTCTTTACATCACCCTAGTACAGACTTGAGTGACTCCTCAGGGCACTGGGAACACAGCAGTGTCATTGCTACTAAAAATCCATAAACCAGAAATGTCTGGTCAGTGAATGTAATAATCCTTGTTCTTGACTAATGTGGGGGAAGGGTCAAGCATACCCAGAAGTTCTACAAATGGTGTGTTGACACATAAACACCCCTAGCTACTTGTGACAGGAATCTCTGGTGACAGACCTGATTGTGCCTCCTGGACCATGTTTACAGACTAGGTAGCATGGCCCCTGTTATTCTCTGAGTGAATGTTCCATAGTAAGTTGGTGTGGAAATCCCAATCTACTCTTAGGCCTGCTTGAAAACAGGCACTCAAGCAGCAGGTCTGTGTGATTGGCCCTTTTGTAGTAGGCAGACTTATGACTACAGGAGGTATCCTGGCTAAAATCTAAGGTATGTTTGCCCTTGGCAGCAGTATAGCTGTTGTCAGTGACTCATAACCTTACAACTCGGGTCAGATACTATGGACTATGGGCCTCCTAGTCCCCCGTAGGCCTGCTTGACCTTTGTACTATACACAGTATCATCAACTCATTAACTCATAAATTATtctagtttccctctcacccccaaCCCTGACTCCATGATAGGTTTAAGTTTAGTTATTATAGTTTGGTTTCCATACTTTCAGACATGTTGAGACTAATGGTTTGGCTATATATATCCTCACCTCTATGCCACAGAGAAGTCTAAGGCCCCTgactcttgtttttatattaCTTTCAGGCCTCCTCTTCTTACTCCCACCTTCCATTTTTATCCTTCTTTGGCATTTTTGACTCTGCAATCTAGAGCCTATGCTTTGCTCACCTTTGCTATCTTTCTATTCCATGGTCAAATTAGTTTATAACCACAGATTAGTGAGAACCTTGCTATTTTTCTTAGTCCTTACTTCATATAACATAAACTCCTTCAGTTCTTTCCAAattgcagtaaattgcatgatttcataatTCCTGTGGTtgatagtatttcattgtgtatatattacCACAAcctcatttttcattttactataaTTGGACACCTGGTTTGTTTACATATCCTTGCTGTTGTACTAAGTGTTGCAAAGAACATGAGTGTGTCTGTATCTTTTTGAATGAGTGTATCTGTGACGTGGTGAGAGATATTAAATACTGGGTCATACTAAAAAGTGTCAACTTTTTGCAAGTTGCTTTTATTTACATCAACTTttaatagatcactaatgtttaAGACAGTAAGTAGGCAgaaattgttttacaaaaaggGGAAAAGCCGAAAATGCCACTTTCTATAGAGAAACCACCAGTTTTATTCagagcaaaaaaataaaggggggcggCAAATCTTTGATCATGAGAAAGAACTCAAATATAGATATGGAATCTAAGCAAACTACACATGCAATGAGGACAATAGTCTGCTAATACAACTGATTTGCTACTGTGTTTGTCTACAGTTTGTCTAATATTAACAATTATAAACAGAGCAGTGCAACTAGTATTTTGAACAATCCTTACAGTGTTACAGTGTCAGGCAGAGCATTTCACTTCTCTTCACACCACTGGTTCTCTTTGCGTACCTGGGCTTCCTCTTCTTCAGTAAAGTCATTTTTGATATTGAAGGTCTTACGAATCTCCTCAGGTGTTTTCCCCTTGATCATATTGGCAACAGTCTTGCATGTAACATCAAGCAAACCTTTGATGTCTAAGTAGTTTGCAGCCAGAATCAGTTCAAAAAGTGTTCCTTGGTCCACTTTCAAGAATTCTTGGTCCCAAACAGGGATATCATCTGTTCGCTTTTCTTTGTTCTCATCATCCTCAGGAGGAGGGGGGTCATCCTTGTGGTGGGTGCACCACTGAATAACCTTTTTTAATATTGCTGCATTAACATTTGGGAGAGGAACTGGGTCATCGTCTCCTTCATCATCCATTCCCAAATCTTCCATCAGAACTCTGCAACTTAATAGAAGGCATGATGTTCCTTCCGTCGGGAAGAGATGGCGGGCCACGGGCAGGGTAGTACCTTCGAGAAATTTCCATGCTGTTTTCCAAAGCGGCTAAACCAAACAACAATCTCTCTTGCAGTGCATGAATGTTTCCTTTTTACCCCTTCTCCACCAACAGAGTGTATTCCTATCCTTTCTGATGATATGCATTCTCAGTGCTATAAGTATCTCACTGTCATCGTCATCTTAGTTTAGATTTTTCCTGATAACAAGTGTCAATAATAATTCTTCAGATGTCTAATGaccatctatctatctgtcttcTTCAGATAAGTGTCTCTTCGTTGTTTTCCCTATTTTATTGGATTCATTGAAGTTGATTGTTGTGACCAGACAAAATTTCTGACACGTGGAACTAATAATTGGAGGAAAGGGTGGATAATACgtagaaacaattaaaataaacaattttaaaaaattaattaaataccagacaaaaatatactagtatttattggtttttttttgaaccacaccaacATTGCAGAGGGCTTACGATGGCTCTgtgctagggattactcctggaggttctGGGGAACCCTGTGATTACAATAAGTATAAAGTTCCATGGCTTGGATGATCAGAGTTACTGCATGTTTACTTCTACTAAACTACACCAGGTCTTCCACTTCTTCTGTCACTTCTAGTCTGcatcttctttcctcctctcccccttATATgtgaaatcttttaaaaatgaagctCAAGGTCTGGGGGCCTGTGGTAAAACTTGCCTTGCAGTGGTGAGTCCTGTGTTTAATTCCGGCCATGAcaacacaaagaataaaattcaaaaattagaAAGAACAAATCAGTAGTTTCAAGAAGTAGAAATTTAAGGGGTTGTGTAAAATAGATGAAGGAAGTCAAATATGCAAATTTCTATTGATGAAATAAATAACTCTTGAGAGATAAAGTACAGTATGGTGACTATAGTTAATAATACTGTTGTGTACATTTAAAAGTTTCTAGGGGTAATTCTCAaaattctatatatatacatggaTATTAGATTTTTGAAATGATCACTTCTCAATATATGTATTTACTAtgtcacacaccaaaaaaatataatgctACATGTGAACTTGATACTGTTTAAAACAGTGTATAAGGGGCAAGAGAacaagtacagcagatagagcacaTGCTTCAAACACAGCTaactccaggttcaatctctggaatcccatatggtttcttgagaatcaccaaaaataatttctgagtgctgagcaagaggtaacccctgagcattgctgggtatgactcaacccTTCCACCCCAAAAATAGCTTATCAATATTTTCTTATCTAAAGTTGTAATAGACCAGAAACCCTACTACACTGCCTTGCAAGCTGGAGTATGGAGTAAAGGATAAAAGTTGTGCTGGGTTACTCCATCTCTTTTTGTAAGCACTTCAAACAAATGGCAGTTCTAATCCTCCATAGAGAAGTGAGTCTGAGAACACTGTGAGAGTTCCTCTTAGGAAGGCATAAGGGAAGATTTGTGGTCCTCTTAATGTGTAGATTCACTCATAGAAGAATTAGTAGGAGTGAAGTCACTGATGCTGGAAGTACGGAGGTATAGTAGGTATGGTCTTGTTTCTCAAATTGTGTCTGGTGTATTTGGGAGAGAGGCGTAGAACAATCTGACCACGTTAGAGGAGATACACTGAGCTACCGATATTAGTGCAACAGAGGTAGACATTCTATAGGAGACCAAGGTGAATTATGAGTACTACTACTGGAGAAGAGGGGTAAGAGAGACAAGAACAATAGAAAATCTTGTAGGGACAGTGATTAAACTGATCATTAAGTGTGggtagaatttttttattgttgctgttgtttttgaggGCTAcatcccatggtgctcagggcttactcctaactctgaactcagggctcattccttgTGGGGTGGCCTTAtgaatgctggagatggaactttGGTTaattgcatacaagacaaacattttacctgcagtattatctctctgctcccaaagatatgggccatacctggaggtgttcaggattTAGTCATGGCTGTGACTTAGGGGCTCTGGTAAACTTGCAGAGTGCAGGCTGAACCCAGGTATAGTCAcatttaaggcaagcactctctgtGCTACACTATTTCTCTTACCCCTGAGTTCTTATGAAGCAGAGAAGGGCATCTAATCAACTGGAAGTTAATGGACTCTCTTTACTTGCTTGTGTTCTGGGCTCTTTCTTCtgtattttcctgtttttctgttttccttggaGGCTCCTCATGTCATTTCACTGTGGTTCTGTGCACTGTAACTGCTGCATAGAACCACATACTGTGccctctgttcttcctttgttctCTAAAAAATTAGCCAACACTCAGGATTCTTCATGTTGCTGTCAGTATGACTTGTATGGGAGGGAGATTAAAATCATTAGGGGTACAAGTCCATGATTAGAAAGGTTTTATTAGTGGTTGGAGATCTGAATTGTAAAAAATCAGAATTTGTCACTGAAGAATGTAATAGATTCAGTTCAGTGGCAGAAGAGTTTTCATTATAAGTCGTGACTGTCACACAGAATGACACTGTCACAAAATTCATACTTTCCTCCACTTTCAGAGAAACAAGTAGGAGATGGTGTCTCTTTAGATGTTGGAGGAGGAGTGGGAGAAAAAAGTTCCTTCTCTGGAGCATGTATGATAAGCTTTTATCTGATACCTTTTGCCAAAATAGTGGGATTCCCACTTAAACCAAGGTTTGTCAATAAAACAATAGATTGAAGAAAGTTCTGTTTTCAAAAACTCATCAAAGAGCCACCTGTtgaataagtatttttcttgCCTTAAAATCATTTCTATATAACAAATAGGCCAGGGCGAGGATGTGGATGTGCCATGCCAGTATTTCTGGTCCTTTCAGCATTTGAGCCCTAGTTCACAAGCATGTCTTTTTAAGAACAGCCGTTGATGGACAAGACTGGCAACAGCGTTTTTATCTGAAAGCTGAAAAGGTTTATTGATAAGCTATTGCTGACCATGGGAGACCATTTGGATTAGTTTTGTGTCTCTTGTCACAGCTCCTCAGCAACTCTGCAAGGTCCCCTCTTTGAGTGCAACTTGGGGAGCTTGGTATGCAGAGCACCTACAGGAGTGCAGTGTGCTTTGTCACTCAGCCCAGGGCCTTTGTTCAGTGATTTTCCTGCAGACGTAGGCAGTgtgcaacagcagcagcagcagcagcagcaggctgATGCCTTATTAGCTACTCTAGTTTGGGCTACTGaagttgttttctttccttttctccccccacccaacCAAATTATACCCTCTAAAATTTGAGGATTTTGATGGTTGATTTCTTCTCTTCACTAGACTTAATTTTTGTCTCCCAGTTTTTTCCCCGGCTCCCCCCACGATCTGACACTAAAATATGCCTATGATCTGAAGGTAGATATGGCATAAAGTAAAGAAGcaattaccatttatttttatgatgaacCATTTGGAACACTCCCAGAATCTTGTTCCCCAATCCCTCAAATCTTACAAAGTAAACCAGAACCTTAAGTGACATGCTTATAAGGTAGAATGAGAAACTATACAATTGATCTACAACTTTATGTCATTCCCCCAAGGAAGGAATTTGGATGTGCTTCTACCAGTATTTTTGGTGCATGCTGCTTTATAAACATCTACttgcaaaacaaataaagaagctAGTTGTCCTTCTTTGCCTATTTTCATAAAAGCAGACATTCTCTTCAGATTTCTGTTGGCTGGAGAAAAACAGGTCTCAATGGAAGGGAAAGTGGCATAGCTTCTTTCAAAAAAGGAACCCCCATTCTGTTTAGTCCTATGAAGGTGTTCTCAGAAGAGAGAATCACTTGAATTTGTGGCCTGAGTCCAGACAATCATTTTCTCTCATATGAGCAGGCCTCATCCAATccattgaaatattaaaatattgaataaaaacaaaagggcaggagagagaattctctctctctctttctctctctctctctctctctctctttctttctctctctctctctctcatctttgcCTGACTCAGGACTCATTTAAGTGTTTATCACTCTACTCCCAAGAGCAGATTTGTACCTTTGATGCTACTGGTTCTCAGGTCCTCATTGGAGGTTGCCACTTGGCAAACTGGAAATTCTCAGCCTTCACAATAATGTGAGCCAGTTTCTTCTATGTATGCATATTtgcatgtatgcatgtgtatgtgtgtgtagaagAGACCAATGGTGTGACAAAGCATATATATGACAAAGCATGATATAGGATATAATAATTATGAGCTAAATGATTCATTGATCATATACTCTGTGTGTATTTCTTCTAATTTATACAAACTTATAACACAGATATCACTATTTCCTTACATCTTCACTCCAGATGTCAAATAGCTTCCAGTTATTTAACTGTGCAGTAGTGTTCCTGGCAGAGCCAATTGTCTCAGAAGCCTGTCCTCTTTCTATTACACTACTCTAGTGGATGTGGAGGACAAATAAAGAGTTAGATTTCATTCATGCATCAAGTTGTTTAGGGAAAGTGAAAAAGGAGGTAAAGGCAAAGGTAAAATAGATCTCAATTTTATAGATTTATTCAGaaccctcctttcttctctccttccttcctccatcttccctccctccttccttccttcttttcaaataaaataatataaaaataaaatcttataatataatatatttatttaagcaccagattacaaacatgtttgaagttgggtttgttataaaaagaaaaagaacatcccccttcaccagtgcaaccttcccactaccaatgccccccccccacaacacCTGTATGCTATTTCTTTCATTTGAtaccatttttatgatagttgttagtgtagttatttctctaactgaactcacaacactttgtgataaacttcatattgtgggctagTCCTACCAactctcataaaataaaattctactagGGAATGAAGGGTATCTTTGAGGatgctaaaataaataacaatagagCTAGTGAGAGTAGGTGGGTCATGCACTAACTTGTATGAAAATAACCTTGGATTTTATTCTTCTGTccccaacagtgattcctgagccaaggGGTAAaacccaggaataaatcctgagcaccattgttttcaaacaaaaacagtaacaaataaAAGGAACATAATAGTAATGTACATAGGTATCATACAAAAATTTAACCTACggtaataaagtttttttctttttacggAATAAAGTAACCAAGTATATACTGTAGATTTAGTTTTGAGGATTGATATTAATAACAAAATGTAGATAACAGCACAATGCATGTGAAAATTTTAGGTTATAGAACCTTATGAAAATTACAGCCATTCTTATGATGTTAAAATATGCTTCCACATCGATTGTACTAATGCAATTCTGTCTGGATTTTTAAAGGCAGTTTAAAATTCTATTTGAGAAAAAACCTCAGTACATCAAAAGTAAGTCATGCTGTGCATAGATTTCTTTTCTAAGCTTGATGCATATATAGTAGACTGATAATTGAAACTTCTCAGAATCACAGAAGGGTGATTCTGACATTTATATGAAACATAAAAAACTATCAACAGTATACTTTGGTATGTTTTACCGAGGTTGTTTTGAATGTAATATTACCATAAAAATCTACTTGTTTAGAggtgtctttttttattattaatagacTCTCCTAATTGAGACAACTTGTGTGGCCAGCTCCCACATGGAAATGTTGGACTTAGTGAAAGCACAGAAGAAGTTTACAGCCTGACAAACAATTTTATCTTCCTGAAAGTTCTAGTTGCTAACGCCTCATTGATGCCATACCTCTTCCAAAGATACTGGACTTTGATGAACATATAGAAAGAGATATTTGGTACATTTTTATCATAGAAGTTAGTAGTTTTTCAATGTGTTTAaactcattttataaaatatcaaacaaCAATTTTGGTACATATTATGCTGACCTCTACTGACCTTCCAAGAGTGATTGAGCTCACTCTAAAAAGGTCCTAGTGATGTCTCAGTCCAAATACTGCcatacctagagttttggttAGATTGGAGTCTCGACAGAGATGCATAGATAAGTGATAAAGCAGGACCATTGCTGAAGTgacaattgtgggtgatgggtgcaggtGGAGTGACTTTGACAGGACAGGGACTTGGTCCACCTCTCCTCTTGATATTGTCAGCTTTGAGCTGTATGGATTATGCACCCATACTTTTTCACAGCTTGTTTTACAgctcttttgagaatagattgGGTCTACGGAGTTGGCTGAATGCAGTCATGGAGATTCAAGACGTTGCTTTAAATGCTTGCCATGAGCTGATTAATCTACTCCTGACATAAAATTCAAATCAATTACTTTaacataaacacatatatatttaaaaattttttttttggtttttgggtcacacccggtagcactcaggagttactcctggctctctgctcagaaatcgctcctggcaggctcagtggaccatataggatgccaggattcaaaccactgaccttcatgcaagacaaacgccttacctccatgctatctctctggccccaacataaaTACAGATTAATGctataatatttatttgcttAGTACCCTTTGTTCTTATTTGCTTTAAATGAATGCcttttatatgttaaatatattaattttaaaatttctttacttttagaAATTTATCCCATATAAGTGCTAAACTTGGATGCAGAAGATATCCAATATGGTCATTCTGACATCATTGATAATATAAAACAATTGAAAAAttcaaaaatgctccacatcactaatcatcagggagatgcaaatcaaaacaactatgaggtaccacctcacaccccagagattggcacacatcacaaagaatgagaacaagcagcattggcagggatgtggagagaaaggaactcttatccactgctggtgggaatgccatctagttcaacctttatggaaagcgatatggagatttctccaaaaactggaaatcgagccccatatgactcagctataccacttctaggaatataccctaggaacacaaaaatacaatacaaaaatcccttccttacacctatattcattcactatttaccatagcaagactctggaaacagccaagatacccttcaacagataaatggctaaagaaactgtggtacatatacaaatggaatattatgcagcttttaggagagatgaagtcatgaaattttcctatacatggatgtacacggagtcTATTacgcttagtgaaataagtcagagagagaaagatgaagaatgtctcactcatctatgggttttaagaaaaatgaaagacattcttgcaataacaactttcagacatgaaaggaaaagagctggaagtaacagctcacttcatgaggctcaccacaaacagggatgagttacttagagaaataactacgttttgaactatcctaataatgaaaatgtacgagggaaatagaaagcctgtctagagtacaggcgggggttgggtgtggaggagggagatttgggacattggtgacgggaatgttgcactggtgatgggtggtgttctttacatgactgaaacccaaacacaatcatgtatgtaataaagttgtttaaataaaaaatataataaacatataaaaaagatTGAGAAATTCCTGGCTATATCAGACTAGACTAATATATGAATACATGAGTTGGAAAGTTTGaaggacatttaaaaatttaagaaaattaaaaaaaacttaagaaaattatTGGCATTTGATGTAAAATTTAGAGTAATACCATATTTAATAGCTatgcaaattataaaaatatcaaaaattaaatttgctttaaaattattggaggggaatatataagaataaaagtGTCTTTTTGGCAGTTTGGATGTtcttttatatcattattttatttattcataccaCACCATTTTATTGTTCACCTGAAATGATAagaactttattatatatattcattggaAATCAAAGATAAGACGgctcttttgggggccagagtgatagatagcacagtggtaggtcgtttgccttgtacacagctggcctaggatggacctgggttcaatccccgacattccatatggtccctcaaaccaggagtgatttctgagcacagagccaggagtaacccctgagcatcaccggatatggcccaaaaaggaaataaaaagatagcTCTTGTTGTCATTGTGCTTTCaagctaattaaaatatttaaaaatcacaaatcTATATTAagttacaattattattattgctaataaTTGATGGAAGCATACTGGGGTTTAGTTTACAGAATAACTGGCAAGCACTTAATGACCTAACATGTGGGTAGATTAAAGAAGTACATGGGGAGAAAGATTGAGGGGTAGAAAGTTGGGGGCAAGCCTTTGCAAGGGGACACTTCAGAATCCTTGTAGTAGGGTAAAACATGAAGCGATGTTTGAAGAAGTAAAGGAGAATGAATGTGTTAAGTGAGTCCTTTATTTAACCCTTTATATCTGGTACAATAGAGGCATGGGCTTGTGCTGGAAACCTGTATCTGAACAGTCTTCAGTGTTATCTGGGGAAATGTTCAGTTACAGCTTCCTGGTCTCAGTTGTGACTTTGAGCTTGAGTAGACCTGAGCAACACCTAAAAGCTTAGTGTCAAGTGCCTGGAAAAGTAGCTTTGACTCAAAGCAGAGTCATCCTGGGCAGTCACTAAGGGGTTTCAAGGTCACAAGTGCTCTGCATGGTGAGCTCACTCTGGAATACAGATCTATGTGGTGGGTGAGGAATCTATCTCAGGATGGGTTTTTGAAGAAGCCATAATCTCAGTTCCAGCATAAAGTAGGGGGCTGGCGAGATAAAGTCTGACTGGCTGTGACCTGGGAAGGGAATAGAGCAGGTGAATGGTCCTCTGTGAAAATGATTAACTTTGTGAGAAATTTAGGGTGTTTGATTTCTGAAGGGATGGATGTCTATATTGGTAGTCAGAGGTGGACCTGAAGAGGCAAGGACTGTTGGTTTGCTGAAAAGAAATACTCTTAACAATAGTCTCTCTATCCCCAGCTACTTCAGTTTTTGTTAGGAGTGGGTATAGATCTCAAGGATTTATTCTCAGAGGCAAATCTATTGCTACAATGAATATTACATTATGCAACATGGCACCCACCAATGCTGCTGTTAGAGAGACGTTGTCAAGATGGGGCCCCTACCAGAAACTCCCATTAATACGCTATAGCTTCTACTTTTAACTACCCAGTTAAGTGTTATAAAATTAGGGTGCTGGATATTCAGTGCATCCTCAAGTCCTGTATCTTAGAATGTTCctcctgatttcattttttccttggtagaattttttaTTGGTAAggcaagttttaaaaataatatttttgggtgggtggggttATTTTAAGTAATCTTCAGGGCAATGTTCAGTTGTTCATTCAAGGCAATAGTTGGCTAAATAGCTAGATTGTTTAATACTTGAGAAACCTGACTGCTTTTTAGGCAGTGACTCTAGAGGTCACAAGTTTAATCCCATAATGCTTGAGGGCTTCCATGATTATAATTCAAGGCATTCAATGAGCATTTGTGCTGGACATAGAATTCAGATCCTTGTGTATACAAGGTATGAGCCTCTGGCCAACT encodes the following:
- the LOC126001977 gene encoding S-phase kinase-associated protein 1-like, yielding MEDLGMDDEGDDDPVPLPNVNAAILKKVIQWCTHHKDDPPPPEDDENKEKRTDDIPVWDQEFLKVDQGTLFELILAANYLDIKGLLDVTCKTVANMIKGKTPEEIRKTFNIKNDFTEEEEAQVRKENQWCEEK